The Desulfonatronovibrio magnus genome has a window encoding:
- a CDS encoding cobyrinate a,c-diamide synthase, with translation MGIIIGGTSSGTGKTSVSLAIAAGLKDKSLNVTGFKAGPDYLDPMYMELVSRHPCFNLDPWMSSQDHVLELVSQTSGLALVEGVMGFYDGAQAISSLGSTAHLTSILNLPALLVTPAKAMARSFAALIHGFVSYENEGRNIKGIIANNCGSPRHADILARALESSGLPPLAGAVPDKAFPELSSRHLGLEVPDSLDFKQKITQPFAAAASKYLDMGFIQNLVNTPGQSPKIVPSLSIHESRVRIGIARDNAFNFYYQANLEALQQAGAELVYFSPIRDKNIPDNTGLLYFGGGYPELFAYELSQNSSMRKSITRYIKSGGQIYAECGGLVYLCSDLKTLNGQIFPMVGALPFRSMMLPKRQSLGYVEVTFTSDCILGEQGQSIRGHEYHYSDIEPGSGSNGWENIYSVFNARGEAKNTLGIKKDNILASYAHVYFGHRPDVARRIVAMAESGLF, from the coding sequence TTGGGCATAATAATTGGGGGAACTTCCAGTGGAACAGGCAAAACCAGTGTCAGTCTCGCTATCGCAGCAGGACTGAAGGACAAGTCTTTGAATGTTACCGGCTTCAAAGCCGGACCCGACTATCTGGACCCCATGTATATGGAGCTGGTATCCAGGCACCCTTGCTTTAACCTGGACCCCTGGATGAGTAGTCAGGATCATGTTCTGGAACTTGTTTCTCAAACTTCCGGCCTGGCACTTGTAGAAGGTGTGATGGGCTTTTACGACGGGGCCCAGGCAATCAGTTCTCTTGGTTCAACAGCCCATTTAACCAGCATCTTAAACTTACCAGCACTTCTTGTGACTCCGGCCAAAGCCATGGCCAGAAGTTTTGCGGCACTGATTCATGGCTTTGTTTCTTATGAAAACGAAGGTCGGAATATAAAGGGCATTATTGCCAATAACTGCGGATCACCAAGACATGCTGATATCCTGGCCAGGGCCCTTGAATCTTCAGGACTGCCCCCTCTGGCAGGAGCAGTGCCAGACAAAGCTTTTCCAGAGCTTTCTTCAAGACACCTTGGCCTGGAAGTTCCTGACAGTTTGGATTTTAAGCAAAAAATCACCCAGCCTTTTGCTGCTGCCGCCAGTAAATATCTTGACATGGGTTTTATCCAAAACCTGGTAAACACACCTGGCCAGTCTCCAAAAATTGTTCCAAGCCTTAGCATTCATGAGTCCAGAGTCAGAATCGGGATTGCCCGAGACAATGCTTTCAATTTTTACTATCAGGCCAATCTCGAGGCTCTGCAACAGGCAGGAGCTGAGCTTGTCTATTTTTCCCCCATCAGGGACAAAAATATCCCTGATAATACCGGGCTGTTATACTTTGGAGGAGGATATCCTGAACTTTTTGCCTATGAATTGAGCCAGAACAGTTCCATGCGTAAGAGCATTACCCGCTATATAAAGAGTGGAGGGCAAATTTATGCTGAATGCGGAGGTCTGGTATATCTTTGTTCCGACCTTAAAACCCTTAATGGACAGATCTTTCCCATGGTGGGAGCCTTGCCTTTCAGATCCATGATGCTGCCTAAAAGACAAAGCCTTGGGTACGTTGAGGTAACATTCACCAGCGACTGCATTCTGGGAGAGCAGGGGCAAAGTATCAGGGGGCACGAATATCATTATTCAGACATTGAACCAGGGAGCGGGTCGAATGGATGGGAAAACATTTACTCTGTGTTTAATGCCAGAGGAGAAGCTAAAAACACTCTGGGCATAAAAAAAGACAATATCCTGGCCAGCTATGCCCATGTCTATTTTGGGCACAGACCGGACGTAGCTCGCAGAATAGTAGCCATGGCCGAGTCAGGACTTTTTTGA